From Triticum aestivum cultivar Chinese Spring chromosome 4A, IWGSC CS RefSeq v2.1, whole genome shotgun sequence, a single genomic window includes:
- the LOC123086079 gene encoding uncharacterized protein, which yields MALLLFTLRTSHPSHLQVRSRRPPRPRTMGSAHSSHSSISTAADEGDDDPSTASASEPSARPPPAQAPAPPASASKVLEQEPEVLPCRAADSPLSPQPSVTGTPRLLGPNIKVWDPCHVLLPPPSLHQHLPQQGRTEALLEVVIVSHGECAFAMRPDLVGGRWPAVALTARGERQARALSVFLRSRGSQLAAAWTSPLDRSRATAELVCRELDFPEEQIQVSDALTEMSHGQWEGCPKSEIYTPEMVNLMDSTQPDFSAPSGESLRQVQFRMMEFLNRTIIRLPEKVAMGDTLSQQNDAKGLSRQSSTNSVQDGPSWDLLYRLNRHSLQRKKSGKSRLQFVTSVDNDTEDEFSLKDINQRHRLHETSLGSSTTSIAIFSHAIPIRCLLAGLLDCNPVMSQRICIDDSSVTVLEHSLRTGWRIKRLNDTGHLRLL from the exons ATGGCCTTGCTCCTCTTCACTCTCCGCACTTCGCACCCATCCCACCTCCAGGTCAGATCTCGCCGCCCACCACGGCCGCGCACAATGGGCTCTGCACATTCGTCCCACTCCTCCATCTCTACCGCGGCCGACGAAGGCGACGATGATCCATCGACTGCCTCAGCCTCGGAGCCCTCGGCCCGGCCCCCTCCCGCCCAAGCGCCGGCTCCACCGGCCTCTGCGTCCAAGGTGCTGGAGCAGGAGCCCGAGGTGCTACCCTGCCGAGCCGCCGACTCGCCGCTCTCGCCGCAACCATCCGTAACGGGCACCCCACGCCTCCTCGGCCCCAACATCAAGGTCTGGGACCCCTGCCACGTGCTCCTTCCCCCACCGTCGCTGCACCAGCACCTCCCGCAGCAGGGGAGGACGGAGGCGCTGCTGGAGGTGGTAATAGTTAGCCACGGGGAATGTGCGTTCGCGATGCGACCCGACCTGGTTGGTGGGCGATGGCCGGCAGTGGCCCTCACGGCGCGCGGGGAGCGACAGGCGCGCGCTCTGTCAGTGTTCCTGCGCTCCCGTGGTTCGCAGCTGGCCGCTGCGTGGACGTCGCCCCTCGACCGTTCCCGCGCTACTGCTGAACTTGTCTGCCGG gaacttgattttccagAGGAGCAGATCCAAGTATCTGATGCTTTGACTGAGATGAGTCATGGTCAGTGGGAGGGTTGCCCAAAATCAGAAATTTATACCCCAGAAATGGTTAATCTGATGGACAGCACCCAGCCTGATTTCTCAGCACCTTCAGGAGAGTCACTCAGGCAGGTGCAGTTCAGGATGATGGAGTTCCTGAACCGAACAATCATAAGGTTACCAGAAAAGGTGGCAATGGGGGATACACTATCACAACAAAATGACGCAAAGGGTTTATCTCGGCAGAGCTCCACCAATTCTGTCCAAGATGGCCCATCTTGGGATTTGCTTTACAGGCTCAATCGGCATAGCCTCCAAAGGAAGAAATCTGGTAAAAGCCGTCTCCAGTTTGTCACTTCGGTTGACAATGATACCGAGGATGAGTTCTCCCTGAAAGACATAAACCAAAGGCATCGCCTTCACGAAACAAGTCTGGGGAGCTCTACAACCTCCATTGCAATTTTCAGCCATGCAATCCCTATTCGATGTCTCCTTGCGGGCTTGTTGGACTGCAACCCTGTGATGTCTCAGAGGATATGTATAGACGATTCATCTGTCACTGTTCTTGAACATTCGCTTAGAACCGGGTGGCGAATAAAGAGGCTAAATGATACTGGGCATCTCAGGCTTCTCTAG